In Eucalyptus grandis isolate ANBG69807.140 chromosome 4, ASM1654582v1, whole genome shotgun sequence, the following proteins share a genomic window:
- the LOC104440630 gene encoding transcription factor MYB23-like, translating into MVRRPLTPNKNCNPTVKKGAWSAEEDQKLVAYIRRYGIWNWTHMPKPAGLARTGKSCRLRWMNYLRPNIRHGNIAKQEEDLIIELHRLLGNKWAAIAARLPGRTDNEIKNYWNTRLKKRVGYGNKLQIPTACHIKVKPYPNDSSSHQNASLPTIDTPKLDPHVVPPNEILTVSANSFYTSCGVHCGDKASQNSWYSPCSVIGEEESSWEQILALRDFEIVETFCGTYMHSGATDPALVCMQQYLVYHSDSCEDFSMDLWGK; encoded by the exons ATGGTGAGACGCCCACTTACACCCAACAAGAACTGCAATCCAACAGTGAAGAAGGGCGCTTGGAGTGCAGAAGAAGATCAGAAGCTCGTTGCTTATATCAGGAGATATGGCATTTGGAACTGGACTCACATGCCCAAACCTGCTG GTTTGGCAAGAACTGGGAAAAGTTGTAGACTTCGGTGGATGAACTATTTGAGGCCTAACATCAGGCATGGAAACATCGCCAAACAAGAGGAGGATCTGATCATCGAGTTGCATCGCCTTCTCGGGAATAA ATGGGCGGCCATAGCAGCTAGACTTCCCGGACGGACTGACAATGAAATAAAGAATTATTGGAACACCCGCTTAAAGAAACGCGTCGGCTATGGTAACAAGTTGCAAATTCCAACCGCATGTCATATTAAAGTTAAGCCCTATCCCAATGACAGTTCATCCCATCAAAATGCATCTCTTCCCACTATTGATACTCCAAAATTAGATCCCCACGTTGTACCGCCAAATGAAATTCTGACAGTGAGTGCAAATAGCTTCTACACCTCTTGTGGAGTTCACTGTGGTGACAAAGCCTCGCAGAATAGCTGGTATTCACCATGCAGCGtaattggagaagaagaaagctcGTGGGAACAAATTCTTGCGctgagagattttgaaattgtagAGACTTTCTGTGGCACGTACATGCATTCGGGAGCTACAGACCCTGCCCTTGTGTGCATGCAGCAGTATCTCGTGTACCACAGCGATTCCTGTGAAGATTTCAGCATGGATTTATGGGGAAAATGA